The Megalobrama amblycephala isolate DHTTF-2021 linkage group LG1, ASM1881202v1, whole genome shotgun sequence genome segment atcagttatcatcttttttgttgttgttatgacTAATTACTCAGCACCGTCagcattaaaaagaaaataatcacttcatccgatgtttttgaataaaatagccTTGAGAGCCGACTTACTGGAACTCGTCTGTCTGTAGAACTGTTCTCTCCCGCCGGCGCCGCCGGACTTCTACAGAATCTCCACACACGTGAGTGTGACGTGCGCCGTGGACCAAACCACTGTGAGGCAAGGGAGGGGTGactcaaaatgtttctaaacttAAAACGCCCGTTTGCGTTTGTATTGCTTCGCTACTtacataattattttaagtttatataatttatgtacAATACTTAGCGtggttattaattatatatttttgtgggGGGACAGCACTCAGATaggggggtcctgacccccctgtcccccCCGCGATTTACGCCCCTGAGTGAAAGATTTCCTCAGATGAACTGCATTAAGTGTAGATTATAGAGATTTTTAGCTTAAGTTTTAACTGCTTTATATCATAACCAATGAAATGAACAGACCACACAATTCTCTTCTTTTAAAGAGCTGttttatagtcttttctcatatatcctgactcagataatcagtttctaacagcaaacactcagaataaagtgagatgatctgaatgtcttgttgaatgagtgttgatagtctgaggatcatcaatattaacagagaaactgctgaaaacactctttatttcatgtcaatagttcctgttttcacctcatttattatgctgatgtcttcagatctgctgtaaattgacacttaaagctcatttcattgctgtcaacagactgagggGATTTGATGACTACAAATATCtacatttatttctgtttttcttacagttctttactacttttctagatatttgccattattttaatgaagaaacagAATAAAGTTTGAATTAGAAACAAAACAGTTTATGAAACAGTTAACTGAATTAGTATCAGTTGATTTACAGTAGACGGATATACATGCTTtatataaaagaaagaaagaaagaaagaaagctaCTTGTCATTATTTagaacaataataattttctgaCATTAAAACACTATATTTAAGGATCACAGTGAAgcccaaaatgtaattttaaatctttatactTTACCACTTTCCTTCAAACCACTAGATTTCACCCATTTGTCAGCAAGAagattttaatcatttaaaatataattaaatttagTATGATctcttattattttatatattttattaagtacaggtcaaaataactgttgtttcatttttatattaaatatatctgttacactgaatgatgatgaacattaaaacattttattttcacaacaGTAATTTGAAACATTACAATAGAAACTTGCATTTAATtggttttctatttaaaattgcttttgtacatttaaacacagtaactgatatatttttgattttggcAGATCAGCTCCTCCAACCAATCTTCAGTTCAGTAAATGAAGCCCCGCCCACTATAATTCACCCGTGAAGCTCCTCCCATATTaatcacatcatcagtgaagctcctcccacaccAGCTctccaataaatgctggaatattcccatcagaggagcatcagagcatcaggaagagctgaaatctgcaaagactgagtttattaaagaggacagtgagaacatgagtgatccagaaccctgcagaatgaaacacactgaagatactgaagaacaaagaggttggtgtttattcttcattcattcatgatgctgaacaacattcatgttagaaagattcaaGCACTTCTGCACATTTAGAGAAACAGTCAAACTGTGAAATGAGACATAATGACCTTTTGTCACAAAAGCTCAGTAAAGGGAAGTTTGAGAAACTTTCATATTGATTGTCAACATCagatcaaactaaatatttatttcacattatttcaATATCTGCTTCACAGTTTGCAAGAGTGTTTCCAGAATTTCAATATAGTTTACAACATTGTTATTTTTAGGAATAAACTGTGAACACCAAAATGTATGAAGTAAATGAactttccagaatggctgacagggttgtaagtgtaacttgagcaaaatctcttcttacagtaactttggtaacagggttgatgaatgcagtcattcatttgtgtaaaaactgagacaatggattgagattattttcttgtcctcccatcatgctgtagaGAGAGTCtagatgatgtcacttcctgggtgTTTTTGAAAGCAGGAAATCATGTcagaagtaacagggttgagtgaatcatgaaggacactgataataacacatttaaagatgcagtcagtctagactttgagcatgtgaactttcTACAGACGCTAAAACTGTCATGATATGATGTCACACTCCGTGAATctcttttaaaacataaataacaaataataatcatttcaaaatgtacaaatgtacaATCTACTCCACTTTACTGCAAGCTTCACTTGATCTTGGTGTCCCACATTCACATGTGTATGAATGGAAGTCAGTAGAAGgaaaagtctagtgtgaccggcccttaataattacacagttttaggaaaaataaatcaaatatcaGTCTAAAAGTTGATGTCAATATGGCTGTTAATATCACATTAGATATTTTTGTCATTGATCaattatatttaatagttctcactacagaaacatgctctaatgttttaaatataataattgagTAAAGAGCACAGGACACGCCTTGACCAATCTCTCTTTTCTCCTCTATTATCTGTGCACCCCTCCCTCATCCCTTCCTCTCCCCCTGATTCAAGACACTGAAAGTTCACTAAGAATGTCTGTAGACCACATAAGATGTTTCTTGTCAATTTATCTTTCCCCTTTCATGTTTGTCAAGGGTCTTTCAGGACAAATGTGggcaatttaaaaacaaaaagaacaatTTCCTTAATCTGAGCAGTTCTCAGATTCCATAATCCTTGGCTACTTTGCCAcctgatcacacacacacacacacacacacacattgaatGTACTTGATTATACAATGTCaattggttaaaaaaaactCCTTTATTGGCCCTTAATGGACAAAAATCTGGCaccataggaaatgaatgggGAATACTATAATTCAGAGcaatgtttactttattttcttaatattatttataatgaattattaaGAATTATTTAAGGGAAGGTGGCAGAGCAGCTATTTGGGAAATTCTGTATCCAGAAGACCTCCATTCAGTGCTGATTGTCTTAATTTAGTAAATCTAATTTTAATAACCATTTGatattggagtcagattaagcgTAGAGTTAAAGTAAAATTGAaactaaattctaaaaataaGGTGAACTTCAAAGGAGTGCTGAAAAGACACGCATTATACCTTCACCCAGACCTCTGGATTCTGCAGTTGGGATGACAGGTGGCTCTTTACAATTGGTTGATTAATCTTAATGTCATTAATTTatgaaaatgcaaatgcataaaaatgatcagaatgttttatagcagttgtctATCACAACAAGGCTCAATTTGATGACCTTTCACTTTACATTTCtctctttaaattattttgatgtactgaaaattaatttcatttcagagctgatggaagtgaaggaggagagtgaagaactgagtgaagtggaggagaaacatcatgtcaaacctggagaaaaacctttgagtcgctcaaagactaaaaagacatttttaaagaaaagacccaagaaatctacaacctgcactcagtgtggaaagagtttcacaaagAAATCTGGTCTAGagcttcacatgagagttcatactggagagaagccattcacatgtgatcagtgtggaaagagtttcagtcaatcaTCGCACCTTAAAgaacacatgaggatccacaccggagagaagccgttcacatgtgatcaatgtggcaAAACATTTGTTGGGTCATCAAACCTGAAGAAACACCTGACAGTTCATAtgaaggagaagccacattcatgttctgtgtgtggaaagagtttttcacggCTGCAAAAATTACATGAACATCAGAAaatacacactggtgtgagagagtacatgtgctttgagtgtgagaagacttttactacaGCGACCAATTTAGAACGACAccagaggatccacactggagaaaaaccttacaagtgttcacactgtgacaagagattcagtcagtcagcaaatctgaaaacacatgagatgatccacactggagaaaaaccttacaagtgttcacactgtgacaagagattcaatcagTCAACAGATCTGAAAAGacatgagatgatccacactggagagaagccgcacacgtgtgatcagtgtggaaagagtttcactattaaaagtcacctgaagaaacacatgaagatccatgcagtggagaaaccacatcaccacagtctgaAATCACAGTAAGTAGTTCAACTTTATGTGCTGAACAACAAAATCTCTTCTGTATAAGTCACAGCCAAATCACCCTGTAACCCAACACTGTTCACTATTCTTTGGATCAGATGTTTAGCCTAGAACACACTACTATTATTAaacttgtttattattattgcttattattattgtttttgtcaGAACGACTAGAAAGCATCTGAAAGGAGAGGGCAGAGAGATCCAGTGACCCAGAACCTGCAGAATGAAACTTCatgatactgaagaacaaagaggtgtttattcattcattcaatcattcattcatcatgATATTGAAGAACATGCTGATGTTTACCAGATTTACCATGATTTGTCAATCTTGACCAATTAAAGCACATAAGGTGCAACGAACACACAGTCCAACACATGTTTGTTTGTCGTTTGGTGTGAAAGGACTGTCTGTCAacaaattgtcacatttttGGCATAATTTAGAGGCCACCCAGACAggaacatagtgtggcccaaaTCCGAATCACATGTGGTTTACaagcggaccagatgtgggccggatctggcccgacactatgttgctgtcagggcaATCAGGTTGTTCCATGTAGGAAATGGTGTGATATCTTACAGATTACATGTCAAGCCTGCTCCATCTAGAGCTTCATGACCAAACTAGTGATTTATAACACAAATCATCTGCATGACATTAAAATAGATCATAATCGTGACACAGCAGTTGTCGATCAGATCTGATGATATTAAAATGACTATTGAACTCATCATGATCTTTGAGCTTcacttttcatttcatgtttgtcTCTCATTTGAAATCTCACATgatttaatgtttcttttagaCCTGATGGATGTGAACAAGAAAGGAAAAACAGAAGACAAAAGTGTAAAAACATCACATTTAAATCAAGGCTGaagattcacatgagagttcacactgggaAGAAGTGGATCAGTGAAATCACATCTGCCTTCTCGTTCTGAAGAAACGCCATTTAACTGTGATCAGTGAAGTGAACATTGAGCAACTGTCACAAACGCCAGAGAAGTTCCCTTGATCAGCCACCAGAGGTCTCACTCCCAGAGTATTAACTGGACTACAAATCCCAAGCGCCCACATACCTGGCCTGATTACGGCACACCCGTTTCACGTCAGCCAGCTATTTAAGCCACACATACTCACACTCCttggctgcgttccactccagttttagacacgcactcgcaagcttccctaaacacttccctTTGGAGTACTCTTCCATGCAAATGCAAGATATTCTTTCATGTATCTTTGAAACACTTTGCTTCTGTTCTTCTCTTGAAATGTTTTGGCTCTTATAAGTCAGTAACGAGAGAGAACTGTCTCATTTAGTGTCTCTTTTATTTGTATCTGTTTCAAAAAATGACTGATTAAACTTATTAGTCATTTTATCAACAATTCATTGTTATtgtccatgttttaattttctgATATTTCTGATAAAATCTGATATTATTACTGACATACTTAATAAACCAGGGGCTGATCCATTTAATTTGGATGATTTTCATCCAATTTCAAATGTACTGTTTATCTCTAAGGTAGTGGAAAAGTGTATTCAAATTCATGAACGTCTttctaataataatttgtatgaACAATTTCAATCTGGTTTTCCCCATCACAGCACTGAGACTGCTCTTTTCAGAATAACCAATGATCAACTCTGGGCTCTTAACCATACTTGTCCTTCTTGACTTGAGCGCTGCCTTTGATACTGTCTCACACAAGATCCTTCTTGACAGGTTAGCTTCTATTGGGATTACTGGCACTCCTCTGTCTTGGTTTAGATCGTATCTTTCTGGAAGCACTCAGCGTATTCAATTAAAAGTTCAAGAACATCTAGTCACCACTGGTGTTCCCCAGGGTTCTGTTTTGGGCCCGCTTCTTTTCATTATTTATATGCTCCCTCTTGGTTATATTTTTCGTTGTTATGTGAATGACACCCAATTTTACCTGTCTGCCAAACCCACTGGTTATTTTACTCCACCATGTTTGTTTAGCTGAAATGAAAGATGGGTTAGACCCTAACATAGTTCCACTTGTGTAATATTAACTTTCTCTCAACCAATAACACAGCAGTTCTTATTCCTGCACTAGTCACTTGAAGTATAGACTACTGTAATGCTCTTCTCACTGGTGTTCCCTCTAAATTGCTACAAAAGCTTCAGTTGGTTCAGAATTCTGCAGCTTGTGTTCTTTCTAGAACACCTTCTACTGAATTTCTCCAGTTCTTCAGCaattgcactggcttccagtaaAGTATTGAGTTGAATTCAAGATCGTGCTACTTACTTACAAGGCACTTCATAATCTTGCACCCCAATACCTTAAGCCTGGTGCCCACTGTGCAATctataatagtcctttacgatagttgcttgtcagactgtacgaacatgatcctcCTGTCACACTggggatctcagctgtcatttgtgtcagactgtacgacagtcaagacgcgataaaaatgaaaaattgtcCGGAGTTTCACATCATCAACCCATAAACGTTCAGTGAcagtgagctgcattacacgcgggactgaaatggtggctagcAAAGACATCTCTATcgttaattttgatcacggcttgtcttgaaaaacgaaGACAATTTGACGTTCGTCGTAGGTAAAATTTCATCAGAGGTAAAATTTAATCAGTGATTAACTGTCTGtctgtgaacatgtcaaactagtgATCAATGACTATAGATTTTAGgctaggattataggaatctttttGGATTTGaaaaatttgtctcagatgaccaaatcgtggccaaaagTGTGAACTAGCCTTTACTCAACTGCTTCATGTCTACATGCTGTCAGATCTTCATCTTTAATTTCTCTGTGGTACCTCGGATTCGACTAACTACCATGGGTGCCAGTGTTgtatttaagtaattaaattatccactgaaaaagtaaagtaagggattactgttcatttttaggtaatttaattacagttacttatAATGTACTTGCATTACATACTGTAAATTAGTTCAACAGTTCTGtttaaatcaatattgaatttaaaatctaaatttgtCGTCTAAAGGTAAAAGTGAATGCTACCTCTTTAAAATCGTTAGTTGTAGTGCAGTTGAGCGCACCAGCTGGCTGTGCAGTCGCTGTCTGAAGATGCCGGCAGAAGCGAGAAGCGGCTCTTTTGCGAaatggaaatattccaattacTTCACTTTTTTGACACAGGTAGGCAAGAACATTACGGTAAAATGTAAACTATGTCCTAGGGAGAAAAAACACACAGCCGCCTCTCGCGAGTGTCAATTTTCGCGGTTTATTACACATAAAcgttcaaatacacacacagttatGCCAAAATGCCCGTTTTGGCATATATTAGCGTAATTATGTGAATGTGAACGGCGTGTAACAGCATATTGTCTCCGTCTATCAGGTCTTAGCCTTTAAAACTTGCTACTGTCTACTATTGGCTGTCTGTATTATAAATGATAACCAAACAACAAAAGTTATGACTATGcagagttattttatatttgattattcaatttctgtggtATTTTTACTTACTACTAGCCCTACCTGGAAACAAATAtagcattgttttatttgtattttctatatttttaccGTGGTATCGAGTATAACACACTTTTGGTGGTTGGATACCGACTACTAGATTTTAGGTATAGTGACAACCctatttgttacaaaaaaaaaaaaaaaaaaaaaaaaagagtattataaagtaaataaaagtatattaatagtatttgatttattaaagttaaaatgttttaaaaagctaAACTATTCCATGTTTgactaaattattaaaatagtttCCTTTCTACCGTCTATCCAGTcaaggttatttaaaaaaaaaaaaaaaaagtaaacagtaAGTTATTAAttgagtaattaaattactttttcagaCAGAGTAAttagaaaagtattttaaatacaatagtgatgatgtaattagtagttagtaattaattacttttttgaagTAACTTACCCAGCACTGATGGGTGCCACATCTTTTAGCTATGCTGCCCCCCCGCCTATGGAACCCCTTCCCCTTGATGTTCGCAATAGCGATTGCCTTCTGACTTTTAAAACAGGCTTTTTTATAATGATATGATATAatgattataatataattatatgatTTATTCAGTCTTTACTGCATTTTATCTGTATATGCGGAGTCTTCGCTGAGTGTTTTGTCTTGTGCTTGCTTGTGAAGTGACCTTGGGTGTTATGAAAGGCgccattaaataaaatgcattattactattattattatcatcataatTTCTGCCATGTACCTTAGATGGAGAGTTATGGAGATAGCATTACTGAAATCTATTTCATTGTGTTCAAGATGATCTGTATAAGGTGGGCAATATTGAGGGTAATGATGATTACTTTCtaatgttttagaaaatattttgcTGGATaggataaatgtttattaactCTGCAGATAACCAGTTTTAAAGCCAAACATGGCACTGATCTGTGCATTTATGCTCTaaaagaaatagaaaataagcatagagataaaaaaaaaaaaacaacagtcaGTTCTTGTGTGTTGTATTGATCATCCAAAGCTTTTTATTGAGTTAACCATAAAGTTATTTCTTAAAACGAGACAAGGggtgtctgaataatttgtGAGAATTTTGTCCTATTGATATGCCCACCAGCCACTGCAAGTAAAATTGGGTTGTTGTTCAGCACATAAAGATGAACTGCTTATCATGATCTCAGACTGCGGTGATGTGatttctccactgcatggatcttcatgtgtatcttcaggcGACTTTTAatagagaaactctttccacattgatcacacgatctctgctgtggatcctctcatgtgttttcagatttgatgactgactgaatctcatgtcacagtgtgaacacttgtaaggtttttctccagtgtggatcctctcatgtcttttcagaTTTGCTGaccgactgaatctcttgtccacagtgtgaacacttgtaaggtttttctccagtgtgaatcctctcATGCAGTTTTAAATCACTCCCTGtaataaaagtcttctcacactcaaagcacatgtactctctcacaccagtgtgtgttttctgatgtTCCTTTAAACTACacagcagtgaaaaactctttccacacacagaacatgaatgtggcttctccttcgtATGAACTCTCAGATGTCTCTTCAGGTTTGATGCACTGAGAAATGTTTTGCCGCATTCAtgacatgtgaacggcttctctccagtgtggatcctcatgtgaacaTTAAGGGTTGATGACtgactgaaactcttcccacattgattgCATACatgcggcttctctccagtgtgaactctcgtGTGAATCTTAAGATATTGTTTGTCTaagaaactcttcccacactgatcacatgtgaatggcttTTCTTCGGAGTGGATCCCTGAGTGCAATTTAAGGTGTGATGATTGattgaaactcttcccacattgatcacatgtgaacggcttctctcctgtatgaactctcatgtgaagcttaagatattttttgtttgagaagctctttccacactgatcacatgagaacggcttctctccagtatgaactctcatgtgaagctCTAGACAAGATTTctttgtgaaactctttccacactgagtgcaggttgtagatttcttggctcttcttttctttataaatgtctttttagtctttgagtgactcaaaggtttttttccaggtttgtcatgatgtttctcctccacttcactcagttcttcactctcctccttcacttccatcagctctgaaattaaagagaaaaagtttaatttcattttcagtaattcaaaataattcaaagagAAATATGGAGTGAATGGATATAAAAGAGCCCAGATATAATAAACAACTGctataaaatattatgtagCGCCTCCTTCAGGTCACCAGGATACCGCGGCTGCATGGACACCCAGGTGAGTTACACAAGAGGAAATGTGGACCAGTACCTCTAGGTTCATAAGGAGCAGTGGTGAGAGATTGAAAGAACAGACAGCCAACAAAGGTAAGTTTAAATTATATTGAAACATTTATATCAAGgtaaatgataaatgaaataaattaacaaattgtTTCTCTTTCAGGTAAAAGCAGAAACAATGAAAAAGATTGATGATCAACAAAATAATGGAATTACTGATTGACAATAAATgtaagaaatataaataaactggGCTCTGGGTTTGTTTTCTTAttagccgtagatcactgacaagctacgcaatatcgcgttcattatcgcagatgaatcgccttcagTGATCTGGCTTGtcactacggctctgtctattaaatgccgctccatttgaaagcaggtgatggcgatttagtggtaatcagggaaccagctttactgacgaaatgcgtgtgacaatcgcatgcgatataatcgcccagccctatttaaTATTAGTTTAGTATATTTAGTATTAGTTTAGTATATAGGGATGCACCGGTTGACCGGCCATTTTtttggaacttttttttttttt includes the following:
- the LOC125247501 gene encoding zinc finger protein 239-like, with the translated sequence MCNSVQSDRRRPGLLHLTSQSELMEVKEESEELSEVEEKHHDKPGKKPLSHSKTKKTFIKKRRAKKSTTCTQCGKSFTKKSCLELHMRVHTGEKPFSCDQCGKSFSNKKYLKLHMRVHTGEKPFTCDQCGKSFNQSSHLKLHSGIHSEEKPFTCDQCGKSFLDKQYLKIHTRVHTGEKPHVCNQCGKSFSQSSTLNVHMRIHTGEKPFTCHECGKTFLSASNLKRHLRVHTKEKPHSCSVCGKSFSLLCSLKEHQKTHTGVREYMCFECEKTFITGSDLKLHERIHTGEKPYKCSHCGQEIQSVSKSEKT